One candidate division WOR-3 bacterium genomic region harbors:
- a CDS encoding DUF4412 domain-containing protein has protein sequence MMQYIREPRPLYVTCIVGILLLCTTLSAAAQFEADMIDSVHQDGTKRESKLYVKGYRYRTEQVENEQEIVVLVDQEEGLTRVLFTLDKTYTEMPNDDTQSLINDPFQSARYMEVLGGKQKIGSEEIAGYACDIYLVKYDTMELAKMWVAGKLEFPLKIVMLGKFGRTMLLKNIEESSFKDDLFTLPLGYLRMYDPEDLKPEPPEWVA, from the coding sequence ATGATGCAATATATCCGCGAGCCACGACCGCTCTATGTTACTTGCATTGTTGGGATCCTGCTGCTGTGCACGACGCTGTCGGCGGCAGCACAGTTCGAGGCAGATATGATCGATTCTGTCCATCAAGATGGTACGAAGAGGGAGAGCAAGTTGTATGTCAAGGGTTACAGATACCGGACAGAGCAGGTGGAAAATGAGCAGGAAATCGTTGTCCTGGTCGACCAGGAAGAAGGTCTGACACGCGTTCTTTTCACTCTTGATAAAACGTACACCGAGATGCCGAACGATGATACGCAGAGTCTGATCAATGATCCTTTTCAGTCCGCCAGGTACATGGAAGTGTTGGGTGGAAAACAGAAGATAGGCAGTGAGGAGATAGCAGGATACGCATGCGACATTTACCTGGTCAAATACGATACAATGGAACTCGCGAAGATGTGGGTGGCCGGGAAATTAGAATTTCCGCTGAAGATAGTGATGCTCGGTAAGTTCGGCAGGACAATGTTGTTAAAGAACATAGAAGAATCTTCGTTTAAGGATGATTTGTTCACTTTGCCTTTGGGATATCTAAGAATGTACGATCCGGAGGATTTGAAACCGGAGCCGCCAGAGTGGGTCGC